Below is a genomic region from Vanessa atalanta chromosome W, ilVanAtal1.2, whole genome shotgun sequence.
TTAACAGTCAGTTCAATATATTTCGGTCATTTGTTCTGACAGCCTTAGAAAATTTACAACTACAAGTCGAATTCTTATCAAGGCAATATGACCAATTAGAAATGCATTCTAGGAAGAAAATTATTCTGTTGCATGGAATTGCTGAAGATTCTAAAGAGAATGTCGCTGTGCGTGCCTCAAAAACTTTAGCTGAACATCTGAATATTCCAAATATTAGCCCCGACTCCTTTAGACATTGTCATCGTTTAGGGCATATGGTTACGAAGAAGCCCCGTCctgtattgataaaatttatagacCAATCTGTCAAAGATAAGGTCTGGTCCACCAAGTCCAGTTTGAAAGGCTCCGGAATAACCATGTCCGAATTTCTCACAAAGGGCCGCCACAAAACATTCCTGGCTGCAAGACAAAGGTTTGGGGTTGCAAAGTGTTGGACCAGAGACGGGTTCATTATAGTCTTGTCTCCGGATGGCTCGCGGCATCGTATTACCACCATGGCGGAATTGCAAGCTATTCGGAGTGCTGAGAGCGATTCCTCAGTCCCGCAGACGTCACCTGATGCCGAGGAAGCCCCCAAACCATCCAAAGGCATTAATCCTAGGCTTAAGAGGACTGTGAAAAAACTAACGTAAAGTTTTGAGCATTGGTAGTCCGCCTCAGTATGTATTCGCGTCTTTGTTtacatgaattaatttatatcacttTTCATACATtgacttactttacttttacccACTTTTAACTAACAATAACAAAGATAACTTCATAATATTGCACAATAAGTTATATTGTAATTGACATTTGACAGCTAACAGATTACatataagcttttttttttttatgctgcGTTCGGAAATTGTTAGTCTAAGTGAGGTAAAGATTCCATTCAAACCCTTCTGTAACTTTGCTATGCAGGCATTTATGTTGAtaactttttcttaatttaaatttttactagaaattattttaattttctttattttttgtggTGTTCTTTTTTTCTCTGTGTTTTTGATTacttgtatttttgttatagtgtttttatttaattttttttttttttttatctgttgtttAAGTTGTAACTATAACTTTGTTTTGTCATAGTTCATTCATTTTTCTCTTGTTATTTCATGTAGCTGGTGGGTTAGAAGATTGTTGGTGATtgcactttaatattataattgtgtattttatttttatttttttattagattttttttttttttattttgactattttatttatttatttatttttttattattattattattataatattttatatataattatagtccatatatatttgttatgtcgtctaatattagtattgatagtgattattttttgtctttgtcGTCGTTCGACGATTCGTCGAATGATGATAGTTACCACAGTACATCTCCTCTTCCACTTAATGTCGCCATAGATACTTATTTCTCAGATTgcttgaaaaattttaatatcatacataTTAATGCTCAAAGTATACCGGCTCATTATCCTGATATGCTTGCGTCATTTGATTCCCATAATATTCACGCCATACTTATATCTGAGACATGGCTGCAGCCATGTCTACCGTCTACGTCTTACGCATTACCAGGTTTTAGACTTATTCGCAACGACCGCATTGGTAAGCGAGGGGGTGGGGTGGCGATCTATTTAAGATCCCACATCTCGTTCACCATACTTAGTTTGTCAACCCCATCTGCTCAATTCGATGCAGCCGAACATCTATTTATTGAAGTCTCACTTTCCAACTGCACTAAAATCCTTCTTGGCGTGTATTATAACCCTAATTCTCAGAATAATTactattctttttttgaaaccCTATTAGATAATTTAACACCTAATTACAGCCATTCCATTATAATGGGTGATTTTAATACGTGCTTACTTAAAGGTGACACCAATAGTAAGAAATTAGTGGCTTTAACAGAATcccataatataaaaattttacccCTATCGGCTACCCATTATTTCCCCGGCTGTTCTCCATCGCTTCTTGACCTTATTATGGTCTCTTCCTCAGATTCTGTTGCTAAATTCGGCCAATGTTCCGCCGATGCCTTTTCCTATCATGACATGATTTATCTCTCATATAAACTCCGTCCTCCTAAATTCAAACCGAGAATACTTCTGCAGCGTAGTTTTGGTGGAATGGATCTAAGCCGGCTTTGTGATGATGCTGTTCAGTTAGATTGGTCTGCGGTCTACACTGCTGAGACAATTGACCAAAAACTTAATGTGTTTAACTCGTTAATAACGCAGCTGTATGACAAACATGCACCtataaaaccaattaaaagaaaacatcttcCAGTACCTTGGTTGACGGACcaaataaaataccttataaaacaaaagaataaggtcaagtacaaatttaaattaaatgactcCGACTCTAACAGGGAGAAGTATAACAAAGCGCGAAATCGTTGCAATACATCTTGTAGAGATGCACAACGACGCCATATTTATCAATCTGTCGAAAACGGCGACACAGCGAAAACATGGAAATTTCTCGAATCACTCGGAGTTGGTAAATCTTCTCATAATACCCCTGTTAATATAGATATTGAACTTTTGAGCCAACACTTCTCATCTTCAAACTCACTTAATAGTGgcgataaaataaacacattaaatattatttctacttaCCCAACTCCTACCTTTCCTCCGTTTAGCTTCACGTCTTTTACCGAATGTGATGTTAAAAAGAACATTATGTCTATATCCTCGAATGCTGTTGGCACAGATAGTATCAGCCGTAATATGATCATTCCCATCCTCGACATTGTGATTCCCATTTTGACCCATATCCTAAATTTTTCCCTTACCTGCAGTAAGTTTCCTGATACATGGAAGGATGCGCAAATTATCCCCATCCCTAAAAAAGGTAATCCCTTAACAGCTTCTGATTTCCGTCCCATTTCAATTCTTCCTTTCCTATCCAAGGTCCTTGAAAAGCTCGTCTCACACCAACTAAATAGTTTCCTTAATGAGTTCCTTCTCAACCCTCTCCAATCAGGTTTCCGTGCAGGTCATAGTACGGCTACAGCTTTAGTTAAAGTCACAGACGACATTCGATTGGCCATGGATTCCAAACAACTCACAATCTTAGTGCTTCTTGATTTTAGTAACGCATTTAATTGCGTTGACCATGACATCTTGTTGAGTATGTTATGTTCTTTTAACATATCTCCATCCGTAAAAAACTGGCTTCAAAGTTACCTCAGTGGCCGAAGACAGCGAGTTCGTGTGGACGAAACATACTCGTCATGGCGCGAAGTCCGCGCTGGGGTACCTcaaggtggcgtgttgtctccATTACTTTTCTCAATCTTCATTAATTCAATTACTCATCTCTTCTCTCTACCATATGTATGCAGACGATATCCAAATTTACCGACACTCAACCCTTGATAGATTATCTGATGCTGTCGCCGCCATCAACAATGATTTGTTGGCTATTCATAAATGGAGTCAACGGTATGGGCTTAACATCAATCCCGCAAAGTCACAGGTCATTGTTGTTGGCAGTTCAGCCATGATGGCAAGAGTTGATTGGGCGGAGATACCACGGGTTGTGTACAATGGTACTAACTTGTCCTACTGCTCCACTGTTAGAGACCTTGGCATACAGCTTGATAGTACTCTTTCCTGGTCGGAGCATTTAAAgcaaattggaaaaaaaacatACGCCTCCTTAAGTTCTTTGCGACGACTTCAAAATGTACTGCCAATTCCTACCAAAACTATGCTTGCAAACTCTCTCCTTCTTTCAATACTCGATTACGCGGACGCAAGCTATCTTAATCTAACCGAGGACCAACTTAATTATCTTGAGCGATTACAAAATCTAGCTATTCGGTTTATTTTCGGTCTCCGAAAGTATGACCACGTTTCAAAGTTTCGTTCAAAGCTCAAGTGGCTTCCTATACGCCGTCGCCGGAACCTGCATACTCTTTCTCTTCTGTACTGTGTGTTATTTAATCCAAATGCTCCTCATTATCTGAAggagaaatttgaatttttaggaGACCAGTCTAGAATTCGACCAACACGTAGTCTCGTACTGAAAATGCCTGCTCATAACACCAAATTTTACAGCCAGTCGTTCACTGTTCAGGCTATAACTCTTTGGAACGACTTGCCAATGAGCATTCGACTGTCAAAATCCTTACACGCATTTAAAAACTCTGTTAATAACTTATATCTCTCATCACAGTAATGATGACGACAtgattatgacaaatatttaataacgtcatatatgtatgtattatgtatatgtatgtatgtatgtatgtatgaatgtatttatatgtatttgtttgtatgaatgtaagtatgtatgtatgtatgtatttattgatatatgtacgtatgcatattattgaatatttattactgttatttatttttgtatgtgtttaggttgtatttattttaagagtattttaaattgcaCCACCCTATACTGTCTTCCAAACACAATCCTCTAACCCAAGgtagtctggaagaaatggctaataagccataaggccgccttttgtttcaccattagtttattagtttgtatattttgtaatcgtttgtaattgtgcttgtggtgtacaaaaaagtgttaaataaataaataatgttgatcATCCAGCTTTTCTATTGCTTCTCTTGCTAGAGTTACGGTTGTGTAACGACAGTATTCCTTTAGGACCTGATGAACAATGAGTTGTTGCACGCAGTCTGGTTCTGTACGGATGCGTTGATTTACTTCCTTTTCACAAAGATACCAGTTTTTGACCTTCGGACATTTTTGTCTCTATGTACGTGAACGATTTCTCGTTAATTGCTATGAAGGGATATGGAGGTATAAGGGCAGTTTGGACTTTATTAGGTACAATGGAAAGTTTATAGAGATCATAGATATCCGAGGAAActattggaaatttaaaaattattactatttgcttctccgtataataatatcccggttctataatattatagtattcccTTAATTCTAAGTCTATAAtttgattcttattatataactttgttaacttatctatcattaattttaaaacatgtatatcTAACATGGAATGGTGAGTGCTAGAAACACGAATAAAAGCtaacatattttctattctaattaattcaGTCATCAGGTCTTCTACATTTTCTCCTATTATTACCAAAAGTTGAGCAAGTTTCGCATACTTAAGtaaactattttctttatagacattagaatttaaaataagctgtaaagtatcgttaattttaatttggttttcaaCTAGTTCGTTAAGTATGTTTTAGCATCCATTCCTTACTTAAACTAACATGATTATTAAACTCGGATACTATTCTATCTTGAttactttcaaataatttaatagcattattataatttaatgcgtCTTGATAATCCAGGTTGcctgtaatacttttaattacggAACCTAAGCTGTCTACAAGACCTCTTTTAACGCGATTTGGTTCCAAAGACCTTAATTGATCAGAGACTTTTTGAAGCTTTTcagtaagataatttatttggagTTCGTAGAGTAAGTACGTATCATTATTAAGAAGGtttgaagattatttaattgggtcgttaaaagttctattttattttctatattgtctaacTTAATATACTGTAGAAATGTATGGTGGTGGGTAGTAAGTCTTATCGGTCCAAGTTTATACGGTAATAATCCAGGTCCATCGTCCAAGTTTTCAAGTTTTATCTCGCGAGAGTCTGTCATGTGAATGGTCAGCAGGAGTAGCACTATCCTGTAACAAGTTAGCTCCTTTAGGGACTCGTTTTAATCTAGATTTTGCTACAGGACCACGTTTTTTAGTAGGTATAGATGTGGATAGGCAAGTCAGCTAGAACTGTATCTTATGTAAATCGTGATGCTGTTTTCTGACGGCTAGCAAGAGGATTCCTAATGAAGACTTGTTGTTGGGGTGCATACTCAACTTCTGGCTCTCGAGTcctatttctattttcaattaaggCTCTACGGTTCTCAAGAGAAGTactgtttataatgttatacacTTCTTTCATTCTTTCTTTATGATTTAATGAGTATTGTTGCAATAAGTGTTGAGTGAAATCTATGTCAACGCAGTCTCTCGGGTCAAAATGTCCGTTTAGTAAGTCAAAGGGTCTACATCTAGTAAAGTCATGTATGGAACTATTATAAGCAATAATGGCATATGGCATGAGGTTGATTATGGGCTCATCTTTATGTTTTAACTTCAGGATACGAAGATGTTCTAATATTGTCGAGTGAAACCGTTCAATGTTACCATTATCGTTAGGAGAGTgagctaaaattttatgatggTTGATTTTGTGTAATCGTgtaaattctgaaaataattgattagtaAATTCTGTTCCGTTATCGGtaactatatttataggtaCACCATGATGGgtacaaaactttaataaagctTGTAAAATGCTTATGGCTGTTCCATCACGCAAATGGTACGCTTGACCATATTTGGTAAAAACGTCTAcgaaggttatatatttttcattatgtacAGTGAATAAGTCTATGTGCATAATTTCAAAAGGTTTACTAGCTGGGGGTACTACGTTGAATTGAGGTCTGATTGGATTCCTATCATATTTAGCTTGTCCGCATATTGTGCATTCatttatgaattttgaaatatgtttctTCATATTCGGCCAATAGTATTTTCGAGATAGGGCAAGGTAGCATTCATTTACTCCACGATGGTTTGTCTTTCCATTATGATAATGAGAAATTATCTCCTGTTGccgtaaatattcttttatattttcaatttcaaatttcgtcAAAACGAGGTTCATCGATGAACTTTTTAACTTTTCTTGAATTATAGGAATTATAGAATACATTCCGAGAGGCGGACTTATAAGTATACCGGTTTTAATTTTAGGATTAACGAATTATTTTATGGCGTTAACTACTTCTTCTTCTAAGTTGGATTCTAATTATTGTATGGAGGTTCGCGTGTGGTTATCGAATGGCTTCGTCACTGTTGGTTTTCATgtattgtaaaacatatttgccTACTAAATCTGTTAAGAGGGTCGTCTGTAAtgggtatatttaatataggattTTCCTTTTCAGAATGTACAGTATCGGTCGAGGAGTTTGAAGGTGGTGGTGCATGTTCAGGGGAATTTCGTATTATTTCAGAAGGATTTACTATTAGAGATGCATTTTCAGATGGATTTTGTTCTGGAGGTACATTGTCAGGGGGATCTCTCACAGCAGAGGATATAAAATCGGAGGTGTTACCTAATAAGGAATTCAGTTCATCAATTTCGTCTATTAAAGTCTTGGTTTCTCCAGTATGTATTTCAATTCGTGAGAGTGCGTCAGCGTTACTattcatttttccttttttatatatcaccGTAAAGTCATATTCACTTAGTTTTAGTCGCCATCGTGTGAGACGAGAATTTGGTTCTTTCAAATTCATCATCCACTGTAGAGGTTTGTGGTCTGTCAGTATTTTGAATTTTCGTCCGAATAAATATGGTCTGAAGTATTTGGTCGCCCAAACTATAGCGAGAAGTTCCTTCTCAATGgtgctataattaatttcactgtCATTCAATGTTCGGGATGCATAGAATACAGGTCTGTCAGCTCCTACTGGTCCTTGGGATAGTATGGCTCCAATGGCTAAGTTAGAAGCGTCAGTCGTCAAATTAAACTCTTTGGTAAAATCAGGGTATTGTAAAATAGGGTCGTTTGTTaacaaagttttacatttttcaaagctattaatatattcaggGTCAAAAGTAAtctttttaccttttttcaaacattgtGTTAGTAATACGGGCAAAGTCGGGGATAAATTTCCGGTAGTAACCTAAGAGtcctaaaaactgttttatttctttagctGTTTTTGGAATGGGATATTTCTTAATAGCTGCGATTTTATCGGGATTAGGCTTTATACCATCCTTACTTATGATATGTCCAAGGTAAGCTGTTTCGAGTTTTAGGAACTctgatttattcatttgaattttaaaattcgattccCTGAgtctttgaaatactttttccaAATTATTCATTTGTTCCTGTAATGACGTGCTAAAGATTATGATATCATCTAAGTATACGAGACATATTTCGTTTTGTAAACCTCGTAAAACGTTATCCATAACGCGTTGGAAAGTAGAGGGGGCGTTCTTCAGTCCCATGGGCATACGAAGAAACTCAAAATGTCCATGCTCTACATTAAAAGCTGTTTTCGAAATGTCCTGAAGTTCCATCTCTACCTAATAAAACTCACTTGCTAAGTCAAGAGtagtgaaataattacatttacctaATTTGTCAAGGACGTCATTGATATTTGGAATAGGGTATTTGTCATTGATATTTGTCttctatagttttttaatttaatttacgataatCTATTACGAGTCGCCATTTTTGTTTACCAGAACAGTCATTCTTTTTCGGTACCACCCAGATTGGTGAGCTCCAAGCAGAGTCAGATGGTCTAATTATTCCTTGATctaacattttagttatttggtACCGAACTTCCTGCCtatgtataaattaacattgCGAGAGTTATACATACTAATTGGATTTGAAGAAGTGCAAGTAATTAAGTATCCGTCTTTTAAGTCAATTTTAGCCTCCCATTTTGTTAACATGTCTAGTCCTATCAGTCCGTCGAAATAGTCatggaatttataaatgaataatttaatgtcttGAGGATCCCTAAATTCGTCAAAGCACGGTAATGTAATAGAATACTCATTCCTACTTGTCGTATACACATTAGTTACTTCAAATGGATCGTAGTTTAAtggaaaatttgaaaaatacttttctacAGCGTAAGGGGTTAAGAAAGATTGGTTTGCACCGGTatctattaaaagtttaagcggagggtttttaatttgaatatacggTAATTGTCTTTGCGTCTGTaagtttaattctattttgGTTTGGGTGATTTCTGGTCTGAATGAAAATCCTGATCGGTACAAATAGCTTCTAACTGTGGttcgttttcatttaataaacggTCATTATTCGTATCGTAATAAGCAATAGCATTATCGTAATAGTCGGGTCTGTAATTGGTATTGTAGTAGTCTTCAGGTTCattgtagtaattatattcCTGTTCATAGTAGTAATCCGGGtagttgtaatatatattatcatacggCAAACATTCGTTCATATTCATTTCGCGAGATTTTAGGTAATTTGGAGGTGGTGGGTTACCCGATTTACGCCAGTCATGTGCAGTCATTAGGGTATGAGGTAAAGGTCTGGTATTAAAACTCTGGATTCCACTCATAGGCTTTGGCATTGAATTTTGAGGGGAATTATTCCTAGGTGACAAACGAAAAACATTACTGCGTGAATTATAATTAGGCGGTGGTGCACTAAACATCTGTTGCGTTTTTGTATGCATATTATACGGAGGTtgatttcgattaaaattaaatttaaaaggctgTGGTTGTTGTATAGGACGTTGTCCTACAGGGGCTGGCCAATTAAATATCGGTGGTTGAAAATTTTGAGGACGAGATTGTGAGAATGGAATGGGTTGCATTTTAGGGGTTGACTGCTGTTTTAGTCCGTCTGTACGTTGttgtaaatatgtaacatttaattccTCCTGAACATATTCAAGAGCTTTATCTATGGTTTCGGGTCGCATACACCGAATTCGTGAACCCAAAGGTTCTTTTAAGCCGCGAACAAATGCCTGCATAGTAACTTTTCTGTAAAGATCGCGTTTGGCGTCGATCGTAGTCGGTAAAGTCTCGTGAAGTGTAACGTATGTCATTATCGTACTGAATAGCGTTTGGCAATGGCTATAAAATTCCTGAGGAGTCTTATTTCCTTGTACGGCTAACGAGAGGTCGTTGTATAAAGCTGTTTCATCCCGTTGgtcagaaaaattattaattagtgaaGTTCTGATACCAAGCCAACTATCTGGTATGCCATTAGAATTAATAGTAGCGGCGGCAGTAcccgtaattttatttagtatcccGTTTAATAGACACAAGTTAGATAATTCGCAACCAGGCACGGTGTTTAAATATTGCGTTACAATTTGGtcgcaaatattaataaatctcgtAAGTACATTAGGGTTACCGTCAAAGTCGGGCACAATcctaagaattttataaatggtgTCCGGATCTTGAGACATATTAGGATTCGTATTATCTAAAcctcattagcagcccgtaaatgtcccactgctgggataaaggcctcctctccctttgaggagaaggtttggagcatattccaccacgctgctccaatgcgggttggcggaatacacatgtggcagaatttcgttgaaattagacacatgcaggtttcctcacgatgttttccttcaccgccgagcacgagatgaattataaacacaaattaagcacatgaaatttcagtggtgcctgcctgggtttgaacccgaaaccatcggttaagatgcacgcgttctaaccactaactaatataataatctaaacctattaacttagaattaaattctaaatttaaatttctgttaCAATCTAAACTACGACGTCAGGCCTGCTGCGATGCAGATTCCCGATATCTATGAACTCTAGGGTGATAAATTTTGGAATGGAAATACAACTAGGATAAGAGCAACACGAGAAAAGTTCAAATGTACACACATATACTTCATTTCTGGTTTCTCCTCGTGAATCGAAGTCTGGATTCGCCTTCCGGTTCTGCAGCTGGTCCGTAGATTCTAGATACTAGTGAATTTGTGATGACCTAACTGTCCCTATCTAGTATCCTACCGACTGCGCCAGTTACGTTAGCTACAGTCGAAAGgtcgaaaaaaaaccaaaaactaatttaaacttatttaattaaaagaaattacaataaaacttatttcctaattagcatgtctaacctactcgatgtaagtaattggaatgaaataaaataataattaaattataaaatcacatttgcaaTGTTACACTTAGTTTGGTTCTCACGATGAAGGAATCGCTGCATCATCAGTCCTCTTGATGTGTGTGTACGTAACTAAAGATAATAATCTAGCCAAACAAGGTAATTTACTGAAATGTTAAAATTGGGTGTGTTTGGTTTATATTGACGAGTAAATTCACgtgacttccagactaacctgaaTACGAAATGTTAACACCTATTTTTCCCTTTAGGcctaaaatatcaagaaacgcttaaatacgtatctattcatttgtaatcagtagctcaaaaataaagtttcatacttctaacttcaaaaatgacggtcttccaAACTATCCTATACACGAAATGTCAAACTCTATTTTtccccttaggcgtaaaatatccaaaaacgcttaaatacgtatcaactatttttaatcggtagcctgaaaataaaattccgagcttctaacttcaaaatgacagacaacgtcaataaaaaaaaattaaatttctttaaggcaaaata
It encodes:
- the LOC125075695 gene encoding uncharacterized protein LOC125075695, which gives rise to MESIKNTIEELTALFNTKMSEFQKELKTSIPATSPTSNINSQFNIFRSFVLTALENLQLQVEFLSRQYDQLEMHSRKKIILLHGIAEDSKENVAVRASKTLAEHLNIPNISPDSFRHCHRLGHMVTKKPRPVLIKFIDQSVKDKVWSTKSSLKGSGITMSEFLTKGRHKTFLAARQRFGVAKCWTRDGFIIVLSPDGSRHRITTMAELQAIRSAESDSSVPQTSPDAEEAPKPSKGINPRLKRTVKKLT